One Gloeobacter morelensis MG652769 DNA window includes the following coding sequences:
- a CDS encoding protein phosphatase 2C domain-containing protein: MYYLAIGNPQKLATPLAERYQQVPAGLLPVVRDLSPHQPHPSREELPAAGRPYQRLNDWRWAVPEVFTFLEGAGEPCLLLSNAPLDDDGVPWGHLAEHWPQASALQQLGWLSQIAKLWDPCVEQKVASSLLLPANIGVQGWQMRLFYLKADAASPTLRDLAACWRTLSPLSAPLASLVGAVEAGQVNRAADLVEALESMALLMATGRVIQTSAATDVGRRRKNNEDCFAHDPAGRYAVVCDGMGGHEGGEVASRMATESLERDLGALAGQGLTPREVRSRLAEALGKANAQLWETNQQQRRNGTGRMGTTVVACYQDGALLHVAHVGDSRIYLVNRKHCQQITVDHDLTQKEISRARTTSAAAALIPTGGTLTQALGLMPEGTLQPMVQSFILPEECLVLLCSDGLCDGDLVERSWKSALRPLLDRDLAPAAPALIDLALRELGHDNITFVLLRYMPGAARATDSPPTIPQRPRPQTQEIPAAVVEAAATTAAPARAMPAARPTAPTGRNPWLPIATVAGVVAVAAGAYLLLPQPSVRREAPTSTTENSALRPVPVPETGTSPPTLPAASVPIKTQAAAVGPAPKPANPNLATPQLPPAANFETKVPEKIQEQTLLPPDANKSGGVEEADGQPETKEPARKQRRARKLQQQTNAGGLVLPKASIGAQPEAATVADKIAPQPPILERSLIAPPVQPTRSEPPVLPPSNTSSTP, encoded by the coding sequence ATGTACTACCTCGCCATCGGTAACCCGCAGAAGCTGGCCACGCCTCTGGCCGAGCGCTACCAGCAGGTTCCCGCCGGTTTGCTGCCGGTGGTGCGAGATCTCTCGCCGCACCAACCGCATCCGAGCCGCGAGGAGCTGCCCGCAGCGGGCCGCCCTTACCAGCGGCTCAACGACTGGCGCTGGGCGGTGCCGGAGGTGTTTACCTTTTTGGAAGGTGCCGGGGAGCCCTGCCTACTGTTGAGCAACGCACCCCTCGACGATGACGGGGTGCCCTGGGGCCATCTAGCCGAGCACTGGCCGCAGGCGAGTGCTCTGCAGCAGTTAGGTTGGCTCTCACAGATTGCCAAACTCTGGGATCCGTGTGTCGAGCAAAAGGTGGCATCGTCGCTGCTGTTGCCCGCCAACATCGGGGTGCAGGGCTGGCAAATGCGGCTATTTTACCTCAAGGCCGACGCCGCTTCTCCTACCCTGCGGGATCTGGCCGCTTGCTGGCGGACCCTCTCCCCCTTGAGTGCGCCACTCGCCTCCCTCGTCGGTGCGGTCGAGGCGGGCCAGGTGAACCGGGCAGCGGATCTCGTCGAAGCGCTCGAATCGATGGCGCTCCTCATGGCCACCGGCCGGGTGATCCAGACGAGCGCCGCCACCGATGTCGGTCGGCGCCGCAAGAACAATGAAGATTGCTTTGCCCACGATCCTGCCGGGCGCTACGCGGTGGTCTGCGACGGCATGGGTGGCCACGAGGGTGGTGAGGTGGCAAGCCGCATGGCCACCGAGAGCCTCGAAAGAGACCTGGGTGCGCTGGCCGGTCAGGGTTTGACGCCCCGCGAGGTCCGCTCCCGCCTGGCGGAGGCGCTCGGCAAAGCCAACGCCCAGCTCTGGGAAACCAACCAGCAGCAGCGGCGCAACGGTACCGGCCGCATGGGCACCACGGTGGTGGCTTGCTACCAGGACGGTGCACTGCTGCATGTCGCCCACGTGGGCGACAGCCGCATCTATCTGGTCAATCGCAAGCACTGTCAGCAGATCACCGTCGATCACGACCTCACCCAAAAAGAAATTTCCCGCGCCCGCACCACCAGCGCCGCCGCCGCCCTCATCCCGACAGGTGGCACCCTCACCCAGGCCCTCGGTTTGATGCCGGAAGGAACACTCCAACCGATGGTCCAGAGCTTTATCCTGCCTGAGGAGTGCCTGGTGCTGCTCTGCAGCGACGGCCTGTGCGACGGTGATCTGGTGGAGCGCTCCTGGAAGAGCGCCCTCAGGCCCCTACTCGATCGCGATCTGGCTCCGGCGGCCCCGGCCCTCATCGATCTGGCTCTGCGCGAATTGGGGCACGACAACATCACTTTTGTGCTTTTGCGCTACATGCCGGGGGCCGCCCGCGCCACCGATTCGCCGCCCACCATTCCCCAGCGGCCCCGGCCCCAGACCCAGGAGATCCCCGCCGCCGTGGTCGAGGCCGCGGCGACCACAGCGGCCCCAGCCAGAGCGATGCCGGCGGCCCGTCCCACTGCGCCCACCGGACGCAACCCCTGGCTTCCCATCGCTACTGTGGCCGGGGTTGTCGCGGTGGCCGCAGGCGCCTACCTGTTGCTTCCCCAGCCCTCCGTCCGCCGCGAAGCACCCACCTCCACCACAGAAAATTCCGCCCTCCGCCCGGTGCCCGTACCCGAGACGGGTACGTCCCCACCGACACTCCCTGCCGCAAGCGTTCCTATCAAAACGCAGGCTGCGGCCGTCGGCCCGGCGCCCAAACCTGCAAATCCAAACCTCGCCACGCCCCAACTGCCTCCAGCAGCCAACTTCGAGACTAAAGTTCCTGAAAAAATCCAGGAGCAAACCCTGCTGCCGCCCGATGCCAATAAATCTGGTGGCGTCGAGGAAGCTGACGGGCAGCCGGAGACCAAAGAGCCGGCGCGCAAGCAGCGACGGGCGCGCAAACTTCAGCAGCAGACCAACGCCGGCGGTCTGGTGTTGCCCAAAGCTTCGATCGGTGCGCAACCGGAGGCGGCGACTGTAGCCGACAAGATTGCCCCCCAACCGCCTATCCTGGAGCGCTCCCTAATCGCCCCCCCCGTGCAACCGACGCGCAGCGAACCGCCGGTTCTGCCCCCGTCCAACACCTCGAGCACGCCCTAG
- a CDS encoding proline dehydrogenase family protein, translating into MELPPFRETRVLTVDPIESETQRIGQSLLAAPQQSRFSFFERSFWDEKLLEWAMADDELRVQLFRFIDCLPALKTSREVSSHLQEYLGSVKLPGPLAKALDFADPGSPAAAVATLGLRQGISQMARRFICGENLKTAVKTIEKLRSQNMAVSLDLLGEAVVSEAEAEVYQQRYLELLSDLHVAQSRWPVIDQIDRADGQLLPRVHFALKLTSLYSQFDAIDPATTGRSVKARLRPILLKARELGAFVHIDMEQSQHKDLILQIFKEVMVEPDFRDWLDTGICLQAYLRSAELDAAHVIAWSKERGYPVTVRLVKGAYWDGEVIRAAQQRWPVPVFTRKADTDAQYEKVLRLLMENHHSVHIAVGSHNARTVALAIALARQHRVPRRAFEVQMLYGMADALKAGVAQQGERLRVYAPYGELLPGMAYLIRRLLENTANTSFLRQSVRPDSDVVRLLAPPAASGEAAPNLLGSEFVNSPDRDFAVAAEREQLAAALAEVRTRFGQTYWPMVGGKARTGLPTLPVANPAEPGTVLGAIGLADAELADEAVKIAHTAWESWSKTPPQARARLLERLGELMEQQRPTLTAWIVYETGKPWRESDADVSEAIDFCRYYALQILKLTSQAQQRDLPGETNGYHYRSRGVAAVIAPWNFPLAILTGMSTAALAAGNTVIMKPAEQASIVAAQLMRLCEQAGFAAGVVNYLPGKGEVVGAKLVAHPRVHLIAFTGSLAVGQRILAEASVVRPGQRHLKRVIAELGGKNAIIVDSDADLDQAVVGVVQSAFSYSGQKCSACSRLIVLEGIYEAFIERLVQATRSLIVGDPAQPATYTGPVIARDACERIRGVIEQAKGRHRLVLEVDVSHLGEGYFIGPTIFADVDPQSSLAQEEIFGPVLAVLKARDFEHAIEIANGTNFALTGGLFSRSPKHIAEARARFEAGNLYINRKITAALVDRQPFGGFRLSGIGSKAGGPDYLLQFVEPVTVTENIQRQGFAPLPGEL; encoded by the coding sequence ATGGAATTGCCGCCATTTCGGGAAACTCGCGTGCTCACCGTCGATCCGATCGAATCCGAAACCCAGCGCATCGGCCAATCGCTGCTCGCTGCCCCTCAGCAGAGTCGATTTTCGTTTTTTGAGCGCTCTTTTTGGGACGAGAAGCTGCTGGAGTGGGCGATGGCGGACGACGAGCTGCGCGTGCAGCTGTTTCGCTTCATCGACTGCCTGCCGGCCCTCAAGACCAGCCGCGAGGTCTCCTCCCACCTGCAGGAGTACCTGGGATCGGTGAAGCTGCCCGGACCGCTGGCCAAGGCGCTCGATTTTGCCGACCCGGGATCGCCCGCGGCGGCGGTGGCGACGCTGGGATTGCGCCAGGGCATCAGCCAGATGGCCCGCCGTTTTATCTGCGGTGAGAACCTCAAAACCGCCGTCAAGACGATCGAGAAGTTGCGTTCTCAGAACATGGCCGTCTCGCTGGACTTGCTCGGTGAGGCGGTGGTCTCGGAGGCGGAGGCTGAGGTGTATCAGCAGCGCTACCTGGAGTTGTTGAGCGATCTGCACGTCGCCCAATCGCGCTGGCCGGTGATCGACCAAATCGACCGGGCGGACGGGCAATTGCTGCCCCGGGTGCATTTTGCCCTGAAGCTCACTTCGCTCTACAGCCAGTTCGACGCCATCGACCCCGCCACCACCGGCCGCAGCGTCAAGGCGCGCCTGCGGCCGATCTTGCTCAAGGCGCGGGAGTTGGGCGCCTTCGTACACATCGACATGGAGCAATCCCAACACAAAGACCTCATCTTGCAGATTTTTAAAGAGGTCATGGTCGAACCGGATTTTCGCGACTGGCTCGACACGGGCATCTGTTTGCAGGCGTATCTGCGCTCCGCCGAACTTGACGCGGCCCATGTCATCGCCTGGTCAAAAGAACGCGGCTATCCGGTCACCGTGCGCCTGGTCAAAGGTGCCTACTGGGACGGCGAAGTCATCCGCGCAGCCCAGCAGCGCTGGCCTGTGCCGGTTTTTACCCGCAAGGCCGACACCGACGCGCAGTACGAAAAAGTCCTGCGCCTGTTGATGGAGAATCATCACAGTGTGCACATCGCCGTGGGCAGCCACAACGCACGCACGGTGGCTCTGGCGATTGCCCTGGCCCGCCAGCACCGGGTACCGCGCCGGGCCTTTGAAGTGCAGATGCTCTACGGGATGGCGGATGCGCTCAAGGCGGGAGTGGCGCAGCAGGGAGAGCGACTGCGGGTGTACGCGCCCTACGGAGAGTTGTTGCCCGGGATGGCGTATTTGATTCGCCGGTTGTTGGAAAATACGGCGAACACGTCGTTTTTGCGCCAGAGTGTGCGTCCGGACAGCGACGTGGTGCGGTTGCTGGCCCCCCCCGCGGCGAGCGGCGAGGCGGCGCCGAACCTGCTGGGCAGCGAATTTGTCAATTCACCGGATCGAGACTTCGCGGTGGCAGCGGAGCGCGAGCAGCTGGCGGCGGCGCTGGCCGAGGTGCGCACCCGTTTTGGCCAGACGTACTGGCCGATGGTAGGAGGCAAAGCGCGCACAGGTTTGCCCACACTCCCAGTTGCCAACCCGGCTGAACCTGGGACTGTCCTGGGCGCGATCGGTCTTGCCGACGCCGAACTGGCCGACGAAGCAGTCAAAATCGCCCACACCGCCTGGGAAAGTTGGAGCAAAACTCCCCCCCAAGCGCGCGCCCGCCTGCTGGAGCGCCTCGGCGAACTGATGGAACAACAGCGCCCCACCCTCACCGCCTGGATCGTCTACGAGACCGGCAAACCCTGGCGCGAATCGGACGCCGATGTCTCAGAAGCCATCGACTTTTGCCGCTACTACGCCCTGCAAATCCTCAAACTTACTTCCCAAGCCCAACAGCGCGATCTGCCAGGCGAGACGAACGGCTATCACTACCGCAGCCGGGGGGTGGCGGCGGTGATCGCCCCCTGGAATTTTCCGCTCGCCATCCTCACCGGCATGAGCACTGCAGCGCTTGCCGCCGGCAATACCGTGATCATGAAACCGGCAGAACAGGCATCGATTGTGGCCGCTCAACTGATGCGGCTGTGCGAGCAAGCCGGTTTTGCTGCCGGGGTGGTCAACTACCTACCGGGCAAGGGCGAGGTAGTCGGAGCGAAACTGGTGGCGCACCCGCGGGTGCATTTGATTGCTTTTACCGGTTCGCTGGCCGTCGGGCAGCGGATTTTGGCCGAGGCGAGCGTGGTGCGCCCGGGTCAGCGCCACCTCAAGCGGGTGATCGCGGAGTTGGGGGGCAAGAACGCGATCATTGTGGACAGCGACGCGGATCTCGACCAGGCGGTGGTGGGGGTGGTGCAATCGGCGTTCAGCTACAGCGGCCAGAAGTGCTCGGCCTGTTCGCGGCTGATCGTGCTCGAGGGGATTTACGAGGCGTTTATCGAACGGCTCGTCCAGGCCACCCGCTCGCTGATCGTGGGCGATCCCGCACAGCCCGCCACCTACACCGGCCCGGTGATTGCCCGCGACGCCTGCGAGCGCATCCGCGGCGTCATCGAACAGGCCAAGGGTCGCCATCGCCTGGTGTTGGAGGTGGATGTCTCTCACCTGGGCGAGGGGTACTTCATCGGGCCGACCATCTTCGCGGACGTCGATCCGCAATCGTCCCTGGCCCAGGAAGAAATCTTCGGTCCGGTGCTCGCCGTCCTCAAAGCCCGCGACTTCGAGCACGCCATCGAGATTGCCAACGGCACCAACTTTGCTTTGACCGGCGGCCTGTTCTCGCGCAGCCCGAAGCACATTGCCGAGGCGCGCGCGCGCTTTGAAGCAGGTAATCTCTATATCAACCGCAAGATTACAGCAGCCCTGGTGGACCGGCAGCCCTTCGGGGGCTTCCGCCTTTCGGGCATCGGTTCCAAGGCGGGGGGGCCGGACTACCTGCTGCAATTTGTCGAGCCGGTGACGGTGACAGAAAACATCCAGCGCCAGGGCTTCGCACCTCTGCCGGGCGAGCTGTAG
- the psb30 gene encoding photosystem II reaction center protein Ycf12/Psb30: MNTLISLLLLTLIMLAGPAVIALWYFRGRQV, encoded by the coding sequence ATGAACACGCTCATCAGCCTGCTTTTGCTCACTTTGATCATGTTGGCCGGTCCGGCGGTGATCGCCCTGTGGTACTTCCGGGGGCGGCAGGTTTAA
- a CDS encoding TerC family protein, whose amino-acid sequence MEWLSDPNTWISFLTLAVLEIVLGIDNIVFISILAGKLPKEQQASARQIGLLLALGSRILLLFSISWLATLTQPLFGLLGFEFSGRDLILIGGGLFLIGKATFEIHNKLEGEEEHAKVGAAASFASVLIQIMIIDLVFSLDSVITAVGLAERLEVMVAAVVVAVLFMLAFVNIVSDFVDRHPTVKMLALAFLVLIGVNLLADGFGQHIPKGYTYFAMAFSVGVEMLNLRLRGKAAPAPVQLRNTPRDESRTAEAATPGGGGESAP is encoded by the coding sequence ATGGAATGGCTATCGGATCCAAACACATGGATCAGTTTTCTCACCCTGGCGGTGCTGGAAATTGTTCTAGGTATCGACAACATCGTCTTTATCTCGATTCTGGCGGGCAAGCTGCCTAAGGAGCAGCAGGCGTCTGCCCGGCAGATTGGGCTACTGCTGGCCCTCGGCTCGCGCATTTTGTTGCTCTTCTCGATTAGCTGGCTTGCCACCCTCACCCAGCCACTATTCGGGCTATTGGGATTCGAATTTTCCGGGCGGGATCTCATTCTCATCGGCGGCGGCCTGTTTTTGATCGGCAAAGCCACCTTCGAAATTCACAACAAGCTCGAAGGCGAGGAGGAGCACGCCAAGGTAGGAGCCGCCGCCTCCTTTGCCTCGGTGCTCATCCAGATCATGATCATCGACCTGGTATTCTCCCTCGACTCGGTGATCACGGCGGTGGGCCTGGCCGAACGGCTGGAGGTGATGGTCGCGGCGGTGGTGGTCGCGGTGCTGTTTATGCTTGCCTTCGTCAATATCGTCAGCGACTTTGTCGATCGACATCCGACCGTCAAGATGCTCGCCCTCGCTTTCCTGGTGCTTATCGGCGTAAATTTGCTCGCCGACGGCTTCGGTCAGCATATCCCCAAGGGCTACACCTACTTCGCCATGGCCTTCTCCGTGGGGGTGGAGATGCTCAATTTGCGCCTGCGCGGCAAAGCGGCGCCGGCGCCGGTGCAACTGCGCAACACCCCCCGCGACGAGAGCCGCACAGCCGAAGCTGCCACCCCAGGTGGCGGCGGTGAGAGCGCACCGTAG
- the panB gene encoding 3-methyl-2-oxobutanoate hydroxymethyltransferase — protein sequence MGLSIHSLRKLKERAQPIVALTATEYAIAHILDQAGVDLLLVGDSLSMVALGYTSTLPVTVDELLHHCRAVRRGVERALLVADLPFGSYEQSPQQAFSTAARFLKETGVQAVKLEGGYPRMVETVAFLTESGIPVLGHLGLTPQAVHQLGGYRVQGKTAQAAERLIDQALALAGAGAFAVVLEHIPHDLAGEMSAKLLIPTIGIGAGPHCDGQILVTHDLLGLTEKPPPFVKPYADLRALIAEAVGRYGADVRAHRSFEE from the coding sequence ATGGGGTTATCCATACACAGTCTCAGAAAGCTTAAAGAGCGCGCCCAACCGATCGTGGCCCTCACCGCCACGGAGTACGCGATTGCCCACATTCTCGATCAGGCGGGGGTCGATTTGCTGCTGGTGGGCGACTCGCTCTCGATGGTCGCTTTGGGCTACACGAGCACCCTGCCGGTGACGGTGGACGAGTTGTTGCACCACTGCCGCGCGGTACGCCGGGGGGTCGAGCGCGCTTTGCTGGTGGCCGATTTGCCCTTCGGCTCCTACGAGCAAAGCCCCCAGCAGGCTTTTTCCACCGCAGCCCGGTTCCTCAAGGAGACGGGAGTTCAGGCGGTCAAGCTCGAAGGCGGTTACCCGCGCATGGTCGAGACGGTCGCTTTTTTGACCGAGAGCGGCATCCCGGTGCTCGGGCATCTTGGCCTCACCCCCCAGGCGGTCCACCAGCTAGGCGGCTACCGCGTCCAGGGCAAGACCGCCCAGGCGGCCGAACGGCTGATTGATCAAGCGCTTGCCCTGGCGGGGGCGGGGGCGTTCGCGGTCGTGCTGGAGCACATCCCCCACGATCTGGCGGGGGAGATGAGCGCCAAACTGCTCATCCCGACTATCGGCATCGGCGCCGGTCCCCACTGCGACGGCCAGATCCTCGTCACCCACGATCTATTGGGCCTCACCGAGAAACCGCCGCCCTTTGTCAAACCCTATGCCGACTTGCGCGCGCTGATCGCCGAAGCGGTCGGCCGCTACGGTGCCGACGTTCGTGCCCATCGCTCCTTTGAGGAGTAG
- the gmd gene encoding GDP-mannose 4,6-dehydratase, whose protein sequence is MSESKRALITGITGQDGSYLAEYLLGRGYEVHGLLRRSSTLNVGRVSHLQERIQLHYSDLTDSMSLQRVLQLCEPHEVYNLAAQSHVKVSFDQPIYTGDATALGVTRLLEAVRMIVPEARFYQASSSEMFGKVREVPQTELTPFHPRSPYAVAKVYGYWATVNYREAHNLFACNGILFNHESPRRGEDFVTRKITCAVARIAAGKQRELVLGNTEARRDWGYAGDYVELMWRMLQQETPDDYVVATNEQWSVQQFVERAFELAGLDWRQYVRTDPRYFRPAEVDELIGNPAKAREQLGWQPRVRFDGLVRLMLAADLVANGVMPEFDWPKVEDIGLYAAPGFKLLRPAR, encoded by the coding sequence ATGAGCGAATCCAAGCGCGCCTTGATCACCGGGATCACCGGCCAGGACGGATCCTACCTGGCCGAATATCTGCTTGGCCGCGGCTACGAAGTGCACGGCCTGCTGCGGCGCAGCAGCACCCTCAACGTCGGTCGGGTCTCGCACCTGCAGGAGCGCATCCAGTTGCACTATTCGGATTTGACCGATTCGATGAGTTTGCAGCGTGTCCTGCAGCTGTGCGAACCGCACGAAGTCTATAACCTGGCCGCCCAGTCGCACGTCAAAGTTTCCTTCGACCAGCCCATCTACACCGGCGATGCGACCGCTCTCGGGGTGACCAGGCTACTGGAAGCTGTGCGGATGATCGTGCCGGAGGCGCGCTTCTACCAGGCATCTTCCTCCGAGATGTTCGGCAAAGTGCGTGAGGTGCCCCAGACCGAATTGACGCCTTTCCATCCACGCTCGCCCTATGCGGTGGCCAAAGTTTACGGCTATTGGGCGACGGTCAACTACCGCGAAGCCCACAACCTGTTCGCCTGCAACGGTATCCTGTTCAACCACGAATCACCAAGACGCGGTGAGGATTTTGTGACGCGCAAGATCACCTGTGCGGTAGCGCGTATCGCAGCAGGCAAGCAGCGCGAACTGGTGCTGGGCAACACCGAGGCGCGGCGCGACTGGGGTTACGCGGGCGATTACGTCGAACTGATGTGGCGGATGCTCCAGCAGGAGACGCCCGACGACTACGTGGTGGCCACCAACGAACAGTGGAGCGTGCAGCAATTTGTCGAGCGCGCTTTTGAACTGGCGGGCCTCGACTGGCGCCAGTACGTGCGCACCGACCCGCGCTACTTCCGCCCGGCGGAGGTGGACGAATTGATCGGCAACCCGGCCAAGGCCCGCGAGCAGTTGGGCTGGCAGCCGCGGGTGCGCTTCGACGGGTTGGTGCGGCTGATGCTCGCGGCGGACCTGGTGGCCAACGGGGTGATGCCCGAGTTCGACTGGCCCAAAGTCGAAGATATCGGTCTGTACGCCGCGCCCGGTTTCAAGCTGCTGCGCCCGGCCCGCTAA
- a CDS encoding GDP-mannose 4,6-dehydratase — protein sequence MRVLITGIGGQDGFYLSLALLRRGHCVFGIHRHDPPGEPLATLVPAGGDLQLLTGDVTDRAFLRRVVEEVAPEQIYNLAAQSRVGQSFAMAERTFEVNALAPLYLLEIIRERNPRIRFFQACSAEVFGECPRSPQDESTPFAPVSPYAIAKASAYWLVNSYRRSSGLFACSAILYNHESPLRDESFLSGKVVRSLARILVGQQQTLALGNLKARRDWGFAGDYVEAMVAMMAQAEPEDYVIASGEVHSVGEFVEEAFGYARLDWRKHVVIDAQLLRVSEAHLLLGNAGRARERLGWQPRLGFQALVRLMVDSAIEQVKAATLSAAASREH from the coding sequence GTGCGCGTCTTGATCACGGGAATCGGCGGGCAGGACGGGTTTTACCTGAGCCTGGCGCTGTTGCGCCGGGGCCACTGTGTCTTTGGGATTCACCGCCACGATCCCCCAGGTGAGCCGCTGGCAACGCTGGTGCCTGCCGGTGGGGATTTGCAGCTACTCACTGGAGATGTCACCGACCGCGCTTTTTTGCGGCGGGTGGTGGAGGAAGTGGCACCCGAGCAGATTTACAATCTGGCAGCCCAGAGCCGGGTGGGCCAGAGTTTTGCGATGGCCGAGCGCACCTTCGAGGTCAACGCCCTGGCGCCGCTGTACCTGCTTGAAATCATCCGCGAACGCAACCCGCGCATTCGCTTTTTCCAGGCCTGTTCCGCCGAGGTGTTCGGCGAATGCCCCCGATCGCCCCAGGACGAATCGACGCCTTTTGCGCCGGTGAGCCCCTACGCGATTGCCAAAGCGAGCGCCTACTGGCTGGTGAACAGTTACCGGCGCTCCAGCGGTCTATTTGCCTGCAGCGCCATTCTCTACAACCACGAGTCGCCCCTGCGCGACGAGAGTTTTTTGTCGGGCAAAGTCGTGCGCTCCCTAGCCCGCATTCTGGTGGGCCAGCAGCAGACGCTGGCGCTGGGCAATCTTAAAGCGCGGCGCGATTGGGGCTTCGCGGGCGATTACGTCGAGGCGATGGTGGCAATGATGGCCCAGGCGGAGCCGGAGGATTATGTGATTGCCTCAGGCGAGGTGCACAGCGTCGGCGAATTCGTCGAGGAAGCCTTCGGCTACGCCCGTCTCGATTGGCGCAAACACGTCGTTATCGACGCGCAACTGTTGCGGGTGAGCGAGGCGCACCTGCTATTGGGCAACGCCGGGCGCGCCCGCGAGCGGCTCGGATGGCAGCCGCGCCTGGGATTTCAAGCGCTGGTGCGATTGATGGTAGACTCGGCCATTGAACAGGTGAAGGCCGCCACCTTGAGCGCCGCCGCTTCCAGAGAACACTGA
- a CDS encoding PLP-dependent cysteine synthase family protein has protein sequence MVSTEIGPSALGSVQPPAKTDLLQWVGNTPLLRLERVTAGLSPGVEVYGKAEWFNPGGSVKDRPALNMILEGERSGRLTREKIILDATSGNTGIAYAWIAARRGYRVKLALPLNASEERKRILKAYGVELILTDPTLGSDGAIQEARRLYAADPERYFYPDQYSNNANWQAHYLTTGVEIYQQTGGRVTHFVAGLGTSGTCMGVGRRLKEFDPTVRVVAMQPDSPFHGLEGLKHMETAIVPAIYNPALPDRQLEVSTEEAQRTVKRLAREEGMLVGISAGGNVAAALRLARELDRGVVVTILCDSADKYLSERFWDDPNL, from the coding sequence GTGGTGAGCACCGAAATTGGCCCGAGCGCCCTGGGAAGCGTCCAGCCTCCCGCCAAGACGGACCTGCTGCAGTGGGTGGGCAACACCCCTTTGCTGCGCCTGGAGCGGGTGACGGCGGGGCTTTCCCCGGGGGTCGAAGTGTACGGCAAGGCGGAGTGGTTCAACCCGGGCGGCTCGGTCAAAGATCGCCCGGCGCTCAATATGATCCTCGAAGGGGAGCGCAGCGGCCGGCTGACCCGCGAGAAGATTATTCTCGATGCCACCTCCGGCAACACCGGCATCGCCTACGCCTGGATCGCCGCCCGCCGGGGCTATCGCGTCAAACTGGCCCTGCCCCTCAACGCGAGCGAAGAGCGCAAGCGCATCCTCAAAGCCTACGGCGTCGAGCTCATCCTCACCGATCCGACCCTCGGTTCCGACGGCGCCATCCAGGAGGCGCGCCGACTCTACGCAGCCGATCCCGAACGGTACTTCTATCCCGATCAGTACAGCAACAACGCCAACTGGCAGGCGCACTATCTGACGACGGGCGTCGAAATCTACCAGCAGACCGGTGGGCGGGTCACCCATTTTGTGGCGGGGCTCGGCACCTCGGGCACCTGCATGGGGGTGGGACGGCGCCTCAAGGAGTTCGACCCGACCGTCCGAGTGGTCGCCATGCAGCCCGATTCGCCTTTTCATGGACTCGAAGGGCTCAAACACATGGAAACAGCGATCGTCCCGGCGATTTACAATCCTGCATTGCCCGACCGGCAGCTCGAAGTGTCCACCGAGGAAGCCCAGCGCACCGTCAAGCGTCTGGCGCGCGAGGAGGGCATGCTGGTGGGCATCTCCGCAGGGGGCAACGTGGCGGCGGCGTTGCGCCTGGCGCGCGAACTCGACCGCGGCGTGGTGGTCACCATCTTGTGCGACAGTGCCGACAAGTACCTTTCTGAGCGCTTTTGGGACGACCCGAATCTCTAA
- a CDS encoding M56 family metallopeptidase, whose amino-acid sequence MIHLALVLLAVLVGGGLRGRPRPDGGWCGRWNAALVQLLVPGLLFATTAATILWMGTPGVAAWRWDGVAAYWLSAAWWVYALAVGAGHSWSCARAVRAARALPVASVAGHRARLLDEGTPYIALVGFWQPQLVCTSGLVASMGGAQLGAVLAHEQAHRHYRDTFWFFWLGWTHRATAFLPHSEALWQELLALRELRADRHAARSVDGLLLAEALVALAGAGRLPAATAFAAAVYSRGERLSERVEALIAPEDERQAQRGGVWGWLPVGLLPLLTWPLHGLAQHLCP is encoded by the coding sequence ATGATCCATCTGGCTCTGGTGCTGCTGGCGGTACTCGTGGGCGGCGGGCTGCGGGGACGTCCCCGGCCCGACGGGGGGTGGTGCGGGCGCTGGAATGCGGCCCTGGTGCAGCTGCTGGTGCCGGGTCTGCTGTTTGCCACCACCGCAGCGACCATCCTCTGGATGGGAACGCCGGGGGTAGCCGCCTGGCGTTGGGATGGGGTAGCGGCTTACTGGTTGAGCGCCGCCTGGTGGGTGTACGCCCTGGCGGTCGGTGCCGGGCACAGCTGGTCGTGCGCCCGCGCCGTTCGCGCCGCTCGCGCGCTGCCCGTCGCTTCTGTGGCCGGTCATCGCGCCCGGCTGCTGGATGAAGGGACACCGTACATTGCCCTGGTGGGTTTCTGGCAGCCGCAACTGGTCTGCACCAGCGGCCTTGTCGCATCGATGGGTGGGGCGCAGCTTGGCGCGGTGCTGGCCCACGAGCAGGCCCATCGCCACTACCGCGACACGTTCTGGTTTTTCTGGCTGGGATGGACGCACCGGGCCACCGCCTTTTTGCCCCACTCCGAGGCGCTCTGGCAAGAATTGCTGGCCCTGCGCGAACTGCGCGCCGATCGCCATGCCGCCCGCAGCGTCGATGGTCTATTGCTCGCCGAAGCGCTCGTCGCCCTGGCGGGAGCCGGTCGGCTCCCCGCCGCCACGGCGTTTGCGGCGGCCGTCTACTCCAGAGGCGAACGGTTGAGCGAACGGGTCGAAGCCCTGATCGCCCCCGAAGATGAGCGGCAGGCACAAAGAGGGGGAGTGTGGGGATGGCTGCCGGTGGGCTTGCTGCCCCTGCTCACCTGGCCCCTGCACGGCCTCGCCCAACACCTGTGCCCCTGA